Genomic DNA from bacterium:
GGTTACCTGCATCTGGATCGTCTACGAGGCCGTGCAGCGGCTGTTCTTCAGGAAGGTGGAGATCGAGGCTTCCTGGTGGGCCTTCGGCGTGATGCTGTTCTCGATCGTCGTGGACGTGAACCGCTCGCGCATGCTGCAGCGGGCGGCCCGCAAGCACGGCAGCCAGGCGCTCGAGGCCGACGCGCTGCACTTCGCGACCGACGTGTGGAGCTCGTCCGTGGTGCTCGTCGGGCTGGGACTGGTGTGGCTCGGCGGACGCCTGGGTCCCGCGTGGGGCTGGCTGGCGCAGGCCGACGCCCTGGCGGCGCTGGGCGTGGCGGTCATCGTGGTCGGGGTCAGCGTGCGGCTGGGCCGGCGCGCCGTGGCGGCCCTGCTGGACGAGGCGCCGCCGGGGTTGACGGCGGCGGTCGCCGCCGCGGTCGTCGACGTGCCGGGCGTGCAGGCGGTCGGGCCGGTGCGCGTGCGCGCGAGCGGGGCCGAGACCTTCGTCGACCTGACCGTGGACGTCGCGCGCAGCGCCTCGCTCGAGGAGGCGCACGCCGTCGCCGTCGCGGTCGAGGCGAGGGTGCGGACCGTGGCGCCGCGCTGCGACGTG
This window encodes:
- a CDS encoding cation diffusion facilitator family transporter, whose protein sequence is VTCIWIVYEAVQRLFFRKVEIEASWWAFGVMLFSIVVDVNRSRMLQRAARKHGSQALEADALHFATDVWSSSVVLVGLGLVWLGGRLGPAWGWLAQADALAALGVAVIVVGVSVRLGRRAVAALLDEAPPGLTAAVAAAVVDVPGVQAVGPVRVRASGAETFVDLTVDVARSASLEEAHAVAVAVEARVRTVAPRCDVVVHVDPVKNRDESLPRTVSAVAARLGLRTHGVHSHEVRGRYYLDLHVEMPEHHTLAEAHAAVDRFEAAVRAELPHVQDIRSHLEPFAVPVDEPAPLTAAAESDLVARIGAAAAEVFGYGRCRVDRLHAAPCGIDAVLTCRADPHLTVGEAHQLAHAAEVCLRSQVAGIGQVLIHVEPEGRTEQPL